In one Gossypium hirsutum isolate 1008001.06 chromosome D09, Gossypium_hirsutum_v2.1, whole genome shotgun sequence genomic region, the following are encoded:
- the LOC107892025 gene encoding cytochrome P450 CYP736A12: MALSAATLLTALAVLCSFFFILFYISSSKNGKGKGKGKAIPGPRPLPIIGNLHMLGMLPHQSLYHLAKKYGPMMSIRLGVVPTVVVSSPQAAEIFLKTHDAVFASRPRLQVLELIYNGKRGIAFTELGSYWRSVRKICNMTIFTASKIESFASTRKEVLAHFIESLKEAASAKEVVNISKKIGALNEEMTLRMVLGNVKKYEGFNLKELIDELTHIAGAFNLADVVPFLGAFDLQGLKARTKKLGEKLDKALETIIDDHEQHKQDDFVGTLLKELNQPMNNDGDIMDRNSIKAITIDMMVGALDTSAATLEWALSELLRHPRVMLKLQQELESIVGNKRMVEENDLPKLEYLDMVVKEIFRLHPVAPLLVPRESVEDIIIDGCYIPKQSRVLVNIWAMGRDPNTWSNNAEEFFPERFIDSNIDLHGHDFELIPFGAGRRLCPGKKLGLITVKLILAQLVHCFNWELPSGISPNELDMTENFGVSLPRKINLCVKPTYRM, encoded by the exons ATGGCTCTTTCAGCTGCCACTCTTCTCACTGCCCTTGCGGTACTCTgctctttctttttcattctatTTTACATCTCATCAAGcaaaaatggaaaaggaaaaggaaaagggaaagcCATTCCGGGTCCGCGACCCTTGCCAATTATTGGAAACCTCCACATGTTAGGCATGCTTCCACACCAATCCCTTTATCACTTGGCCAAAAAATATGGTCCTATGATGTCCATAAGGCTAGGCGTTGTGCCAACTGTTGTCGTTTCATCCCCTCAAGCCGCCGAGATATTTCTCAAGACACATGATGCTGTTTTCGCAAGCAGGCCAAGACTTCAAGTCCTAGAATTAATTTACAATGGCAAAAGGGGCATAGCATTCACGGAACTTGGATCATATTGGCGTAGTGTGAGGAAGATTTGTAATATGACAATTTTTACTGCATCGAAAATTGAATCGTTTGCATCAACGAGGAAGGAGGTGCTAGCACATTTCATTGAATCTTTGAAAGAAGCTGCATCAGCAAAGGAAGTGGTAAACATTAGTAAGAAGATTGGGGCGCTTAATGAAGAGATGACTTTGAGAATGGTTTTGGGGAATGTGAAGAAGTATGAGGGATTTAACCTCAAGGAGCTTATTGATGAGCTTACTCACATAGCAGGAGCTTTCAATCTTGCAGATGTTGTTCCTTTTCTGGGTGCTTTCGACCTACAG GGACTCAAAGCACGTACAAAGAAACTCGGTGAAAAACTTGACAAAGCCCTCGAGACGATCATTGACGACCATGAACAACATAAGCAGGATGATTTCGTCGGTACACTGCTTAAAGAGTTAAATCAACCAATGAACAATGATGGTGATATAATGGATCGGAATAGCATCAAAGCCATAACAATAGATATGATGGTGGGTGCCTTGGACACTTCAGCTGCCACATTGGAGTGGGCATTATCAGAGCTCCTAAGGCATCCAAGGGTAATGTTAAAACTCCAACAAGAGTTAGAAAGTATTGTCGGGAACAAGAGAATGGTAGAGGAAAATGATTTACCAAAATTGGAGTACCTAGACATGGTTGTGAAAGAAATTTTTAGGCTTCATCCTGTTGCACCTTTGCTAGTTCCTCGTGAGTCAGTGGAAGACATAATTATTGATGGCTGttacataccaaaacaatcaaGGGTCTTAGTGAACATTTGGGCAATGGGGAGAGACCCTAATACTTGGTCCAATAATGCTGAAGAGTTTTTTCCAGAAAGGTTCATTGATAGCAATATAGACCTTCATGGACATGATTTTGAACTCATCCCATTTGGTGCAGGCCGTAGATTATGCCCAGGGAAGAAATTAGGATTAATCACAGTTAAACTTATTCTAGCTCAATTAGTGCATTGTTTCAATTGGGAGCTACCTAGTGGAATATCGCCGAATGAACTGGACATGACTGAGAACTTTGGTGTCTCGTTGCCAAGGAAGATTAATCTATGTGTCAAGCCCACTTATCGCATGTAA